The DNA region CGATCGTTGGtatcaagcattttttttacaaaatgtccATCCGATAATTCCAAATGTATATAGAAAATTAACTATTATTGCATCAAGCcatcaaattttccaaaaataaacgatataaaaatcaccaattcgaaaatccacaaattcactcgttgcaaaaaaaaacaacttgtgTACTGTTGTGTAGGAAGAATTTTATTGAATTCGTTTCATACTAAACTATAACAATATCCAATGACTGCACCATCGACTTGAGCTCTGCATTGTACCATAAATACACTTGAAATTTTTAGATCTGAGGATACGAGCATCTTTGCACGGTTGATTGCAAGTTCATAATTTGATCCTGAATGTCGGCTCTGACCAAGTCTCCACAAACGCGGTTACGGTTAGCGGCATCCATTTGAATATACATGACATATTGCTGCACGGTATACAGTGCAGTTTGTAAGGTACTCCAATCCATCGAGAGATACGTGAAGAACTGCAATAAGTATTATTAATGTTAAGGAGAAATGGTTTATCAAATCTACTGACCTGATCAAGACATGTTTTAGACGTTGGCTGGCAAATTTTCATTAGGCTAAAGTACGCAATCAGATCGTTCTTTACTTGTTTAATAGTTGCCACAATGGTTGGAGTGATGGCGTTTGCAGTGTTGACCTCTTGCTGCAGACACGGACCCAGCTTGCCCACAGAGTTGGGAATTTGAGACATTTGTGTCATGTTTTTGGCAATGCACTTATCTTCAGTATACGACTGATCGTACGAGCTCATCGTGTACAGCGACATTGAGAAGCTCTGGAAAATGCTGTCAATCAGCTGCTGGACATTACTGGACACTTGAGATAAATCTGACGAAATCATGGAATTAACGGTAAGCTCTCCCATTGAAAGAGTTGAGTTGAACATCGGTGCCATCGACATTATCATTGAAAGCGGTGGTTGCGTAGCTCCATAAGTTTTGTTCAACGCAGAAACAGTCACGTTGACATAATATCCCAAATCGTTCAAAGATGCGTTCACCAAAGTCCGGTCAGTGTTGAGGGCGTTGTAGTAGTTGTTCACCACGACCGAGAGCGACTGCAGGTTGGTGGCCATGTTGGCGAGGCCCGTGGAACCAACCGAAATGGCCGAGTATAACGAGAATGCTCCTCCGGCGGAAGCCACCAGGAAGGCCACTGTAAGCCAACGATTCATGGTTTCGGCGTTCGGGTACTTCGTGTTCAAACAGCAGAAAACAACTGATGATTGGGAAGTgctattttgatcatttttatatCAATTCGTGAGATGATACCTCGTTTGCAGACTTTTGCGAATTTCCTACAATGGAATTTACTCAAAATATATGAAGAActctttttgtttaaaaaccCCATTTGAAATGAGTTGACAACATTATAACATTATAGCTTATCAAAgtgcacccaaaggaaaaatatatctcaaaatctgcaacagtggatttgttgcagaaaatgtcatattttataacattttttgcagcaagcccctagatcatttttgcccgcgtgtaaacatttcagcgatctgcagttctcaccaacacatacaGGGTGTTTGGTTCATGGATGCGGATACTTGCTGGTCCCCTAGAGGACcccgaaacatgaaaaaaagtcttctacgGCATGGTCGAATTCTCATCCTAAACCGAGTTAAATAGAATTTACTGTTTTGAGGAGTTTCTACACTAAAATCGATTTATCTCATGATTGTGATCACGAAAAGCTTCGCTTCTGAATTCATgcgaaagctgagaaaatttcacgataaaaatgattttgaaatttttaaactttacttAAGTCTGCCTACAGagcctttacatttttttcttgccctggtgttgttagttttttgcatttattttgcgtAAATGGCAGGTAAATGGTTTGTTTTATGTATCAAAACGATGCTCCTAGATCCCCTCTACAAATCTCTCTAAATAACCATTTCCCGATTTCTTTTCCTAAAGccgctattttaattttattggtgaaaaaaatcgaagccaGAAAACCTGAAATGGTATCTTAATAAATCAAACCGACGCCTGTCAGAGCATCGCGCAAAGCATACTTGATCGACGCGCGCGCCGCATGTTTGCTGGAAGGAGGGTGACAGTAAGAAAACAAACCACGTGTGCCCATTGCATTGTGGAAAAAGTTCGTTTTGAATTGTTTCATTACCGGAGGTATTTTGTCTCGCGTTCTTTTGGCAAACAggtaaaaacaaaagttaaggGACGACTATTTAAAGGAAAGAAGGTGTTAGTTATTAAAATGAGTTAAGATGCAATAATGGCGGCATATGATCTCGTTGAAGGATTTCACTGTTGTTCAGTGTGCTGATCGTTTGACCCACAATAAATAATTAAGCTGattaaatcaaacatttaaaacaagCCCATTGACAATGCAAGTAAAAGTTTAGTTAGCAGGAAGAAGATACTTTGCTTTTAGAGTTCTACTTTTTTTACATTACAAAAGGATAAGTTGAAttgtttaaatccaagatgtatCTAAGTTATTTCTTGTGTACATAGGATAATAGCATACATTTCCATCAAGCAccaaatgttggcatatcaacacccttttgtttatttaaaacttttgaaaagcaTTTTGATTGAATAGCTCAATCAAGACCTAATTCGGAATGTGatcataatttgataaaaatgtaaaatcagcCAATTTAATAGAAAGAGTTTCTTACCTCTGTGCTCTAATCATAACATGTTAAAAATCGTTTTATGAtggatttttgtttattaacGTGAATTGATATTTTCGATCATTTTCAAACATTGCAATTCGTTTTGaagtacataaaaaaatgcacgcttagaataacaaaacttcttaagaaacctgaaaaacttttgctagaataaACACTGATTTAGTTATTTAAGgaagtgtttatttatttaatttattcatgATAAACTAGCATGCATGAATTCTTATCGAATTAAAAATTCTTGCACTAAAATCTATTGTATCCAATAGGtggatttgaaatgtttttggtaaataaaaataaatcttcctCGGTTTCCTTGTAGGGAACTCCATTGAAGAATATCAGAGCAGACATTCACAAAAAAACCaactaccgtcatctggggtgacatccgagcatgggtaaataaaaaGGAAATGCCTAACTATACCTTTCTCtgttatcaataccaaattttggtattcctgaatTTTTCTT from Culex quinquefasciatus strain JHB chromosome 3, VPISU_Cqui_1.0_pri_paternal, whole genome shotgun sequence includes:
- the LOC119769808 gene encoding uncharacterized protein LOC119769808, producing MNRWLTVAFLVASAGGAFSLYSAISVGSTGLANMATNLQSLSVVVNNYYNALNTDRTLVNASLNDLGYYVNVTVSALNKTYGATQPPLSMIMSMAPMFNSTLSMGELTVNSMISSDLSQVSSNVQQLIDSIFQSFSMSLYTMSSYDQSYTEDKCIAKNMTQMSQIPNSVGKLGPCLQQEVNTANAITPTIVATIKQVKNDLIAYFSLMKICQPTSKTCLDQFFTYLSMDWSTLQTALYTVQQYVMYIQMDAANRNRVCGDLVRADIQDQIMNLQSTVQRCSYPQI